In Miscanthus floridulus cultivar M001 chromosome 8, ASM1932011v1, whole genome shotgun sequence, the sequence gatagcagcagcagcaatagtTTTTGCCTCGCCCCAGCAACGCGAACGCCGCCGAGGAGCTGCCGGCGTGGAAGAGGGGGGGAGAAGGAGTTCAAGGAGGAGGTGTGGAGGCTGATGACGGGCAAGTGGAAAATTCTGCTCCTGACGCCTGGACACAGGGGACAAAAGGGTGGTTCTATCCTCTGTTATCGGCCGTCACGCTCTAAACCAACGGAAGTGACATACATGACCAGAAAAGTTTACGTGAGGGATTGAGAAGGGACAGCCAGAATTTCTAAGGTAGAGAAGGAATTAAAAACTTTTATAATGGCTTATAGGTAAAAGTCTCCAAATTTATCCCCTCCTTACGCTTACGCCCCACCCGCAGCCACCCACACCGTATCCTCGGCTCCCCTGCGCCTTAGGAGAAAATCGGGATTTTGCCCTTATGGAAGGTGGGCTTCGCCCAAATGCCATCAATTTTGTGGGCTTCGCTGAAATGCCTTTATGAAACGAGTCCAACACGCTATAATGCCATTTCGAGGTTTAAGTGGACTTTAAAAATTTTTGAGGCAAAATTTAAGCCTTCAGTGACCATTTTGCCCCTGAGGTCGCTGACCTATTCCCTGCGCTCTCCTCTCTCCCCCTCTCGCTGTTCTCTCGCTGGAGTGAAAGGTAGAGCGCCGCCCCCCACCCCCGCGCCGCGCCCCCGGGccgagcctcgccgccgccatcCGCCCCCAAGACGCTCCCTGCCCCAGGCAAAGGCTAGCCCGCCGGCGCCGCCTAGAGCAGGTCCCTGCTCTCCCTATCGCTGGATCTGCGGCCGCTGCTCCTGGCCATCCGGGTGCTCTTCCCCAGGCGAAGGCGGCCCCAGCCAAGCCGCCCGTCCATGCTAGGCCGTCGTCGCCCGACCGCGCGTCACCAGGCCCGCCGCGCCTCCCTGCGTCACACCAGGCTATGGGTGAGGGTTCGTCTAGTTCGTCGTTCATCCCAACAGGTGTCGTTTCTCTGTATCCACTTGGCCCTAGTGGGATCCCCCTGATTCCATGCCCAGACTGTGGTGATAGAGTAGTGGAATGCAAATCCTGGAAGAACAACGGCAGAATTTTCTTCAAATGCGTAAACTACAATGAATTTGTGAGTATATATTGCTCTGTTGTTTATTGTCATATAGAACTGAACTAGGTATTGTGTCAAGGTTTGGATAAATAAACTGTGTAATGTATTGTCATTTCCACAGGCATTGAAGAAATGTCCATTCTTTAGGTGGTTGGAAGAGTATAAGAAAGTAGTCGcaaagaagcttaaagaagatTTGCTAGCTGCAGTGCCATTAGAAGGTCATGGTGAAACTAAATGTCAAGAAGAAATGAAGCTTAAAAGCAGAATTTTTGATGAAGATAGGATCTATCTCAAGATGGACAAGCTTATCGATCTGGTCCAGCTGTTGGTGGTGCTCTGTTTAGTCATGACTGTCATAGTTCTTTTAGGTGTGGTAGTGCTTATTAGCAAGTGAAGCAAGATTGTGTTGTAGAACTATGTTGTATCAGTACTGATTAATTAGCTTTAGCAAGTGCAGCAAGATTGTGTTCTAGGACTGTTGGTTCCTCTGTCTTTCATGGACTGATATCTTCAAAAGCACTACTCATGCTCTGTACAGCACTTATCTTTGTACAGCACTGTTGGCTCCTCTGTGGTAATAAAATGTCAGATTGCAATGAGTTCTTCAATATGTTCCCTGTGATTATCAGTACTAGGAAAAGAATCAGCTTCATGAGGAGCAGGATCTACAATGACATATTTGTTCTGCTGTTTTTCTTGAAAGTTATCCTTGAAAACCATCTCTTTTACCTCATATGAAACAAGGTCTGTACTGCTTTTTTAATTCTGACGAACAAACGTCCATTGTTATGCCACATTTTCCTGCATGCTGTCATCCATTGTTATGCATTCTGTCAACTAAGGGTCATCCATTTTCCTGCATTCTGGCACCAGCAGCAGGTACTTGATAGCTCAACTAATACACAGTTACTATACAGAGACATGCATTCTGTCAACTACTCATACATAGGTACTATACAACTCATACACATTCTGTCAACTAATCATGCATTACCACTTTATCAGAATGCAAGTACAACAGAGACATTACTTGATAGCTCAACTAACCAAAATCAAAGAAGATTTCATAAAGGACCAATAACATTCCATAAAGGTTCATAAAGGTTCACACAATACCTTACAACAGTCAGCATTACATGTCCACATACATTACAGTAGAGTTTTTCAAAAGGCAGCTCATACATAGGCAGCTCATTACAGTACAGTTTTTCAAAAGCCAGCTCATTACATGTTCACATCTCAGTTCGTCGTCAACTTCCTTGGAATCAACTTCTTCGCTATTCCCTTCTTTGGTTTTGGTGAAGTTGTAGCCTGCTTGTTTGGAGATAAATGTAGTACCTTCTTTGGTTTTGCTGAAGCTGTAGGCTGCTTATTTAACAATGTACTTGGCCCTTCTCCAAGTAGTACAGCTAGTCGGCTGCAACATGAAAGAAATGTTGACAAAAGATGAAATAATTCATGAAAGAGTAAGTTCAGCTTTCTAGAAACATGAAATACCTTCTAGTCAACCTTTCTGGACTTGTTGACAAAAGAGTGGCCTTAGCTGTGGCAACTTGTTCAGCTTGGACGACAACATCTTGAGACTGTACAGCAACAACTTCTGGCAGCACAGCAGCAGTATCAGCCCAATTCTCAGCCTGTACAGCCCAATTCTCAGACTGTACAGCAGCAGTCTCAGCCTGTACAGCACCATTATCAGACTGTACAGGATTTTTTCCAGCAGCTTTTTTACCATTCTTCCCATACTTGGTTGTATTTGTCCTAGGCTTCCTTTTCCTGCAAGTTACAACAATTTAGGCACTTGTTTGTCCCATTTAGTAGATGTAAGTTACAAAACTAAAGAAATCAGTACCTTTTCTTTGTCCCATTTAGGCGGCACTTGTAGCTTGTTTCTCCATGACCCAATTCTCCACACCCCTTACACATTCTTTTCCCTTTTACCAATTGCCTTTTAGGTTTAGCAGCTTGCATAGCCTCCTCTTCAGCAGCTTTATCAGCCTCCTTGGCAGCCTCCTTGGCAGCCTTTTTTCcttttccaccacttcctccctCAAGACATCCTTTTATCCGTAGCTTCCTATACCTTCCAGCACCCTTTTTGTCCAATGGTGCCCCAACTGTAAATGGAAGTGGCACATGTGGCCACTGAGTTTTATCTGGGAGTGGCTCAATTAATCTCTTATAGGCATTCCTGAAATTTTCCACTGAATAGTAGTCATGGACAAATCCCTCAAGATCCACATCCACAGTTTGTTGGGCTGTAATCAAAGCCAAAGCATGCTGACAAGGCTTACCAGTGTGTTGCCACTCAAGGCATGTGCACTCATGGAGATACGTCTTCACTACATGCCTGTTATGGATGCTATTAATTTCCCATATCTCTGCAGCCACACTATCAGAGGTGATAACTGTCAAGTGACCCAAGCCTCTGGTTCTCATTTTCAGCTGACGTATGACTGCAGGTAAAATTCTTCCCATTAAGCTTTTGTCCAATCTGCCTTCTCTTCCTCCACAATACCATTAGCATCTCCCTAATTTTATCAGCAAGCTCAACTACAGGAAGGTCCTTCCAGTCCTTGATCCAATTATTAAAACATTCAGCAAGGTTGTTGGTTATATAATCACACTTGATTTCAAGGGTTAAATGCACTTCTCATCCACAACAATTTATGATGATTGTCAAGCCATTCCATCACTTGATCACTAGCCTCTCTAACAAATTTGAAGAAATATTGAAATACTTCAACTCTATATGCTCGAGCTGCAGGATACATCTTCGAAAAAACATCACCCCCAAACTTCTTAATGAAATTCTGCATAAGATGCCTAAAACACTCTCTATGTTCAGCATGAGGAAACACATTTTTAACAGCTTTCTCTAGACCTTTGCATGCATCAGTGCAAATAGCAAGAATAGGTAGGTCTCCTATGGCCTTATGCAACTGAGTCATAAACCATTCCCAATTTTCTGTTGTCTCACCATCTATGAAACCAAATGCAACAAGATACATCCAATTGTGTCCATCTAGAGCAGTGGCTGCTGCTAAGTGTCCACACCATCTACCATTCAATGCAGTGGAGTCTATACTAAGGTAAGGCCTACATCCCTCTAGAAAACCCTCAATACAAGGACTTAAAGCACAAAAGAACCTGTGAAAGTGTACCTTGCCATCAACCATCTTGATGTCAATCTCAATGACACTGTTTGGTGAGTGCTTCAGAACCTCTGCCCTCCAATTGTACAGCATTTGGAAGCTTTCCTCCCAGCTACCAAACAACTCTTTCATTGTAATCTGCCTCCCCTTCCAAACGGTGTCATAGTGAATCTCACATTTGTGGTCGTCTTGCAGCTGCTTCTTCAATTCTTTTGTGCCCATATTTGGGTCCTTCCTGAGGTGCTTGATACCCCTTGAAGCAACCTAGGCAGCAGTGGGTGTAGTAGTAAGTCTCCTCGCACTGGATGAACAATTATGTTGATCAATCAGAGCTGTAACCTGCATTGTTACAGAAATTAGAACATTGCCATTACTAAAAAAAGAAGTCATATTCATATAACAAAAAAAATTCTTTATACCATAACAGTTTTTGAATGACGTTGTTTTCGACCATTAATATGCCAAGGGCAATCTGGTGCCATGCACTTCCCAATAAACCTCTCTGTGTCTGTTTTCACAGTGTGTAGTGCAAACTCTTTATTAATGGCAAACTGCCTCACCGCCAATCTAAACTCAACCATGTTGAGGTACACAGTGCCAATATCCATGCATGGTTTGTTAGGGTCATACACCATCACCCTCTCCTCCGGTATTGCATCATCAACAGGGATAGCTGCACCACTAGTGTCAACATCAGGGACTGTACTACCATTGTTTGCGGTTGCCTGATCCTCATTTGAAGTACCATCAGCAGCACCCTGGCCATGATCATCATCGGTTCTCAGGCCCAGCAAACGATACAGCTCATCCTCATCGATAATTTCTAACCTTCCTTCCCCTTCATCATCTTGCCTTTCCTCAATCCGTAATTCATCCCAATTAACGACATGTCCCCGTGGCTGTTCTAGAATGCCACCATCTACAGACACTAAACTAAGCTCAGGCTCCGCATCGAGCCTAAAAAACACCCATTACAGAGTTAGAACACTACACGCATATGAGATCCATGCATACCATACAACAAAGAGTAAATAATGATGCATACCCGGTAACTACATCACTCCGATTGCAATCCATACCACAAGCACATAACAGAGTCACTGTTTCCTACTCCTGTAAAACCCTAAGTTAACACTATACCCATTGAATCCACAAATCAATCCTCAATAAGGGCAAATTTGAAGCCTCACCTTAGTTCAGCAGGGTTGGCCTGGTGACGCGCGGTCGGGCGACGACGGCCTGGCGCGGACGGGCGGCTTGGCTGGGGCCGCCTTCGCCTGGGGAAGAGCACCCGGACGGCCAGGAGCAGCGGCCGCAGATCCAGCGACGGGGAGAGCAGGGACCTGCTCTAGGCGGCGCCGGCGGGCTAGCCTTCGCCTGGGGCAGGGAGCGTCTTGGGGGCGgatggcggcggcgaggctcggCCCGGGGGCGCGGCACGGGGGTGGGGGGCGGCGCTCTGCCTTTCACTCCAGCGAGAGAACAATGAGAGGGGGAGAGAGGAGAGCGCAGGGAATAGGTCAGCGACCTCAGGGGCAAAATGGTCACTGAAGGCTTAAATTTTGCCTCAAAAATTTTTAAAGTCCACTTAAACCTCGAAATGGCATTATAGCGTGTTGTACTCGTTTCATAAAGGCATTTCAGCGAAGCCCACAAAATTGATGGTATTTGGGCGAAGCCCACCTTCCATAAGGGCAAAATCCCGATTTTCTCGCGCCTTAGGGTTTAACCAACAGCAAACGCCGCGCCTCTCGAAGCATGTCACCGCCGCCGTCGCTCAAGCACCTGCCCCCGGCAACCGCCGCCGCGGCCTCTCCGCGCGCGGTCGCCACCCCGAGAGCCACCGGGATTCGCGGCGCCTGTGCACTCCCGACTCGGCGCCTCTGGTGCTCAGCCTCCGCCGCCGTGGCCGGAGCTTCCAGCGAGGTGACGACGCACGCCTCCTCCACGTGGAACTTCCCGGAATCCTGCTAGTGAGGTATTGGTTGCTTGTGACTTACGGGTTGTGCCGTGTTGTTCAGATGGCTGATGCTCCGCTGGACTGGGCGGAGAGGTCGCTGGAGGAGTTGCGGAGCTTGCCGGACCACGACACGTTCTGCCTGATGGCGCTCTCGCCGCTGGACGGGCGGTACGATCGCTTCGTCAAGGAGCTCATGCCCTTCTTCAGCGAGTTCGGCCTAATCAGATACCGCGTTCTCATCGAGGTATCTGACATCCGGGACAGTTTGAGCTCCGTGCAAACACTGTATCTGCCTACAGTTTTTTATTGGAGATTGGACGCTTGAGAGCCTGTTTCTGGTGTTACTGTCAATTTTGCTTAGCTGACGTGCCTTTCTTGTTCTTCAGATCAAGTGGCTACTGAAACTTTCTCAAATTCCTGAGATCACTGAGGTGCCTCAGTTCAGCAAGGAAGCCCAGGCCTTCTTGAATGCTATTATCGAGAATTTTTGCATTGATGATGCAAAAGAAGTAAAGAAAATTGAGAAAGTAACCAACCATGATGTGAAAGCTGTCGAGTACTTTCTGAAGCAAAGGTGCAGCTCAAATCCAGAGATTGCGAAGGTTGCAACTAGGATCTTAATGTGTACAGGAGTAATTATTTCTGGTTAGACTTAAGCTGAGTGGCATCTTGAACCTGTTTCCAGGTGTTGGAGTTCTTCCATTTTGGTTGTACCTCTGAAGATATCAACAATTTGTCACATGCATTGGCTCTGAAAGAGGGGGTAAATAGAGTTATGTTCCCTGCCATGATCGACATCTTCAGAGCATTGTGTTCGTTGGCAACACAAAATTCAGGCTACCCTATGTTGGCTCGAACTCATGGGCAGGTATGACTTATGAAGCCACCCTCACCACAATATTTTGTTACACTGTTATACAGcaagaacaagaagatttttgtaCCCTTTGTTTGAAGCATAGCTTCTCCATAGACAGCTCTCAAAGGCCTTCTATGTGAGATATACGATATAAAATAATTACTTATCGGGGCTTAATGTTTTGTAAGTTTGCCTGGTTGATGCAGCAAGGTCATTTTTAGTGATAGTAAATTGATAAGTTCATAATGAAAAGAATGGAATTGAATGATTGATCAACTCATTCAGCTATTTCCAAGGCAACATGGGTGGAGGAAATAACAAACCTGCATTATTTATCAACATAGTCtaggaaaatttaaaaaaaaatattatactGTTCTGGCAGATAGTCTTCAACCTTTCCATTTGTACAGGAAAAGGGGGGGAAAATATCTCTATAAGTAAAAAATTGTTCTTCAGCAGTGTTGCATTGTGGAGTACAGCTCAGTGACTCTTTCGATGCAATAGTGAACACAGTTGTCTTGCTCAATTGCTTGTATGTTAGTGTAATGCACTTGCTTTGCCAAGAAAAACTTGATTTGGAACCCTGTCTTAAACTGTTTTCAATTCCTGCTTGTAGCCAGCATCACCAACAACCGTGGGAAAGGAGATGGCAAACTTTGCGGCCAGATTATCTAATATAGGAAAGAGTTTCTCGGAGGTGAAGATACTAGGGAAATTTGCTGGTGCTGTCGGCAATTACAATGCCAATGTGGTTGCATATCCTGAAGTTGATTGGCCTAAGGTGGCAGAAGAGTTTGTTAGATCCTTGGGTTTGCAGTTTAATCCCTACGTTACTCAGGTGATCTATATTCTTTGTTTTGACATTTAGTTTCTTCTCTGGTCTTCTATGTTCTTGCACAATTAGGGAGGCTTCTCAAATTCTAGGGTGATCATAACCATCAATGTTGTTGGTTCTGATGCAGTTTTATCCCTTTTACAGATTGAGCCTCATGACTACATATCAAAGCTCTTCAATCTATTCACCCAGTTCAACAATGTGTTGACTGATTTTGATAGAGACATGTGGTCCTATATATCATTAGGCTACTTCAAGCAGGTAAACTAAAGGGTTGACAACACAGTTTGGGAGTATTGAACTTGTACTGCAAGGAAACAAATTGATGGTATTGATTTTTATCGCCCATATTAACTTGCAACATCTTCCAAAATTCTTTTTTCAGATACCAAAGGCTGGTGAAGTTGGTTCTTCCACTATGCCTCATAAAATCAACCCCATTGATTTTGAAAATAGTGATGGCAATTTATGTCAGGCGAATTCTATATTATCTGGTATAAGCATGAAACTGCCAATATCCCGGTTGCAGGTATTGTCGCTAATTCAATTTTATGCCTGAATTTCAGTTTTTCTAACATGAGGTGTCAGGATGAAAATCTGGTGCCTGTATTCATGATACCTATGCGAGATTGGATCATAAATTATACTTACCATCTCATTAGTATATACGTATACTGATGAACCACCATGTTGTATCATTGACAGCGTGACCTGACAGACTCAACTGTTTTGAGAAACTTGGGTATGGGATTAGGTCATTCTCTATTGGCTTACAAAGCTACCATGAATGGAATCAGCAAGGTTCAGGTAGGTGACCCAGAGCTTGTCCTTTGTCTCGTTACAGATGATATAGTTGTACCTTCAATATAGTTGatgcatgtttaatttttagcttATGATTATTAAGTACTTgcagaatgcttgatgatcaagAAGATAGACCTACCTCACCACTTGCCATTTTCATAAGTTTTGGCCTGACAGGGAAAAATACACTATAAATTAGTGGTGACCGCTAGGCGTAGGCGTCTACCCAACTAAAAGTTCACACCACTCAAACCAGCTGAGGATAACTTAGTAGGATAAGGATGTTCCTTTGTGGTGCCCAACTGCACATACTTGCACCCTTGGACCATTGCATGAGAATATCAGACGTTTACTCTTCTTTACTATTGACCTGAGACATGCATTTTAGGTAATTATGATCAGGCTAGAACTTCTATGCTGAATTGGTGCCTATACAGGTGAATGAATCACGTTTAGCTGAAGACTTGGAGCAAACTTGGGAGGTCCTTGCTGAGCCAATACAGACAGTAAGGCATCTGTTTTCTTCTGTTCATTTCCCCTTAAATTCTGTTCTGGTTGCTGTCAGAAAGTGCTTATTGTGTGGGCATCAGGCATGTATCACGTTACTGTTATTACTCTTTGTAGGTGATGCGAAGATATGGAATACCCGAACCTTATGAGAAGCTGAAGGAACTGACGAGAGGCCAAGCTGTCACGAAGGACAGCATGCAACAATTCATTGATGGTCTAGACATACCGGAGGAGGATCGATCAAGGCTTTCGCAGCTAACCCCGCATTCGTATACTGGGCTAGCGGAGGATTTGGCCAGAGACATCGAGAAGTGGGTTGTTCTTGAAtctggatttcaaatcaagtgaGTTTCCATTTAAAAATGGATATATCtccacattttttttctttttgacaacGATGGAGAAAAAAATAACAGACGGGAACCCTAGAAAACGGAAGTTCAATGCTGCGTGGCCTTGAATTGTTGACCAAGATAATTGACGTGGTTCTCATTTATGATATTTTTGGCACATGTAAAATGCGCCTCAAGGATAGCTGTATTTTGACGGAAAATTATCGAGCTAAAAAAGTTGCTTGCTCGATTTCTTGTAAGTACGGAGTTGTTTTGCAACGCCTAGTGCGGCAAGCTAAAAATGCTTATATCATGCTATTTTTATTTAGTTGCCGGCTTGCCGCATACATACAATAATAAAACAAACAGTTTCTCTTTCGAAGTGAAGAAAGCATACTTTCTGTTAAGTTGCTTTGTTGAGGTCTTGTGGGATGTAAATCTGCCGTGCCAGCAATTCCGCAGAGGCCCGCAATGATATTTTCGATTTTCGGAACAAAAGTAGACTTCGGTTATCGGAAACACTGAAATGATGCAAATGCAGACTTTGGTTGTCGTTAGATACTCACATTGGTTCCACACGCATTGATTCGCATGCAAAGCAATAATAGGCTTTGGTTATCGTTAGctatacttttttttttgaggaattcGTTAGCTATACTCACATTGGTTCCATACGCATTGATTCGTATGAAAAGCAAATGATGCTCGATAGTGACGGAAAAGGAGGTTTACGAACTTCCACCCGTTCGGAATTGACACCAGCGGTTGTTTGTGCCCCTGAAACGGTGTTTCATCCTTATCCGGGCCCGTCCAGCACCCAGTATACGGCACGGAAGACGGCGGGGGTGAATCCTTCCCTGCTCTTTGCTTGCCGGCGACAAACACAGCGAATGTTGGCCGGGCTCTGGACTTTGGGGGACCGGTACTCTGGGGCGTGTTTGGTACGCTGGCCGAACGGTCCGGCTGCGCCCCCGAGCTGCAGTGTGCGTGTTTGATTGCCGTTGGGCCATTTTCCAGCCCGGCTCGCACGCTACTCAAAGCACCCAGCAGCCTGGCTCCCAGGAAACGAAGGGGTTTGTTTTTTCACGGCTTGGCCCAGTggagcgagacggagccagcgGTAAGCGAGCGCCTCACCTCCCGGCATCTCACCTCCCACCTCGTCCCTAATCCCTCCGTTCGCCTTCCCCTTCCCCGCCCCAGGCCAGGTGCCGGCGGGCAAGGAGGCCGGTGACCTCCTTCTCTTTTGCGCCGCCGTCCTCGTGGCCTCCCCGGAGTAACCCGCCCTTCACTAGGTCTCGGCGGGCCTCGTGGGCGAGACCGACGCCGTGGTGAAGGAGATGGCGGCTGCGGGAGGTTGGGGCAGCGTCGGGGAGATGGTGGTGACCGTGGCGGCGGAGGCTAGTGTTAGCACCGGCGGGCGGGTGACCAGCAGCGcgcgggaggaggcggcggcggacagCAGCGCGCGGGCTCCCTCCTGGGCGCGCGCGACGCCCCCGGCGGGCTCACAGCAACGCGCGGGCCGCATCCGGCGGGCTCGTGGCAGTGCGCATGGCGGCCCCCGGAGGCGCGTGGCAACGCACGGCGGCGCACGGGATCCGGCGGGCAAGTGGCAGTGCGCGGACGGCTTCTCCAGACCGGCGGCTTCTCCAACGGTGGCGGCAGTTCAACCTCGAGTACTTCCCGCGCGACGACGCAGCGCCGGCGCTGACGTTCTTCCCGTTCCTGGACGAGACGACGGGACCCGACGCCGAGAACAACCTGTACCCGTTGCTCCACCTCCTCCCCAACGGCACCGTCTTCGTCTTCGCCAACGACCGCGCCGTCGTCTTCGACCCCTACAACCGCGCCCCGCTCCGGCGCCTCCCCGCCGTGCCCGGCGGCGTGCCAAGGAACTACCCGTCGTCGGCCTCGTCCGTGCTCCTCCCGCTCCACCCCGACGCGCCCAGATGCTGTCGGAGCCCGCTGCTCCTCCATGTGGAGCTGCCGCTGCTAGCGCCGGCGGGCAGCCGCAGCATGCTTTTCTGCAGGTGCCGGGCGGCGTTCTTGCTCCTGCCCGCCATGTGTTCGATGAAATACCAATGACAAGAAAGGGAAGTTGGGGGTAACGTTACGCGGGAATTCCTCGTGATCATTAAAAAAAGATCGCAATCTAGTGAGTCATCGGAAAatgttttaactttttttttatctTCAATGTCAATAGATTGGGCTCTAACGATgttaaactgcaggtgtaaaAAGTTGAAAATACCATTAAGTTAAAATATGTCATcaattttttaagcatcttaatgaCTTAAAATGAAAaacctcaaaactagaaagttgtagatctcatcgagatctataatttttatataaaaattatcttctttTAATACagcaaaaaagatatgatttttctaagatatattaatcatatcaaatcatatttttttcggaattaaatgaagataatttttatataaaaattatagatctcgacgagatttataactttctagttttgagttttttcattttaagttgttaagatgcttaaaaaaaattaatgacatatttagactttaAGGGTacttttcgacttttcacacctgtaTTTGACACCGTTAGAGTCCAATCTGACGACAGTGGCATAGATGGTAAAAAAAACAAAGATTGGAGCAGTGGTGCTGAAGT encodes:
- the LOC136474831 gene encoding uncharacterized protein; the protein is MSPPPSLKHLPPATAAAASPRAVATPRATGIRGACALPTRRLWCSASAAVAGASSEMADAPLDWAERSLEELRSLPDHDTFCLMALSPLDGRYDRFVKELMPFFSEFGLIRYRVLIEIKWLLKLSQIPEITEVPQFSKEAQAFLNAIIENFCIDDAKEVKKIEKVTNHDVKAVEYFLKQRCSSNPEIAKVLEFFHFGCTSEDINNLSHALALKEGVNRVMFPAMIDIFRALCSLATQNSGYPMLARTHGQPASPTTVGKEMANFAARLSNIGKSFSEVKILGKFAGAVGNYNANVVAYPEVDWPKVAEEFVRSLGLQFNPYVTQIEPHDYISKLFNLFTQFNNVLTDFDRDMWSYISLGYFKQIPKAGEVGSSTMPHKINPIDFENSDGNLCQANSILSGISMKLPISRLQRDLTDSTVLRNLGMGLGHSLLAYKATMNGISKVQVNESRLAEDLEQTWEVLAEPIQTVMRRYGIPEPYEKLKELTRGQAVTKDSMQQFIDGLDIPEEDRSRLSQLTPHSYTGLAEDLARDIEKWVVLESGFQIK